A single Phragmites australis chromosome 4, lpPhrAust1.1, whole genome shotgun sequence DNA region contains:
- the LOC133917128 gene encoding uncharacterized protein LOC133917128 isoform X2, with product MQLPTSSSSSSSSSALGFARVALAPRRVAKSSSALPPASKCFSHPLTSSSASTYTLPYRSPALTATLPSGMQRQAVNRTRSGIPSSTFSMDDDVRAKTRACAGETSAAAASRIIAQWATRRRQACEQMVLTTLDLDRRDRESELLALARLHAVSMLDASFLRAADDHVEVGRHRARSPERALVRRIAREWAASPRGAGEGAARGRGEEWMGETERERVRSVRERVRMASQGGPDQRPTRDREGEPPRLRADAVTRRAMERQRELQGLSEHRAVSAFAHRGRIQSVLRGRFFRSGRPMNDERPISVAARELGQLRQSHPDSRLREEVRFLTERVTSDQATSGALTTQNSSANNEHDSVTPQVASDDNHHIENATRSYEIQTHQPMQDEAVHIESIVPDGNDVLQNDFAQEQIRQYEEYSDSGSSEQDSGQSGSASSTASSSSIQQEAETYGQQTDLQWSRDISVSEDGHDSAFLHRDEEWHVTDSLEGEQLWQSGRSFSSSRNINRFSPPDDDVYGVELRELLSRLCFAGVASQIFSEAASVKVWISSFNLMFKGKNMILVTGISMDRDQPLVYSTKILLNTGSMNRVGLRVTPQPSLQLRYLGKHLSHSSGNGRLSCPIRTGVTKACIGLNLTGTPSIFCETS from the exons ATGCAACTGcccacttcttcttcttcttcttcttcctcctccgccttGGGATTTGCTCGCGTAGCACTCGCTCCTAGGCGCGTCGCCAAGTCCTCATCTGCTCTCCCGCCCGCCAGCAAATGCTTTTCCCACcccctcacctcctcctccgcctctaCTTATACCCTTCCCTATCGATCTCCCGCCCTGACAGCGACACTGCCTAGTGGCATGCAGCGCCAAGCTGTGAATCGTACTCGGTCTGGCATTCCGTCGAGCACCTTCTCTATGGATGACGACGTCCGCGCCAAGACCCGAGCTTGCGCCGGCGAGAcctcggccgcggcggcgtccAGGATCATCGCCCAGTGGGCCACGCGGCGCCGCCAGGCGTGCGAGCAGATGGTGCTCACCACGCTCGACCTCGACCGCCGCGACCGCGAGTCCGAGCTCCTCGCGCTCGCGCGCCTCCACGCCGTCTCAATGCTCGACGCCTCCTTCCTCCGCGCCGCCGACGACCATGTAGAAGTGGGCAGACACCGCGCGCGGTCGCCGGAGCGCGCGCTTGTAAGGCGGATCGCAAGGGAGTGGGCGGCCTCCCCACGCGGTGCCGGCGAGGGCGCGGCGCGGGGGCGGGGCGAGGAGTGGATGGGCGAGACCGAGCGTGAGCGGGTGCGCTCCGTGCGGGAGCGCGTCCGCATGGCCAGCCAGGGCGGTCCCGACCAGAGACCCACCCGCGATCGCGAGGGCGAGCCGCCCAGGCTGCGCGCCGACGCCGTCACGCGCAGGGCCATGGAGCGGCAGCGCGAGCTGCAGGGCCTCTCCGAGCACCGCGCCGTTTCCGCATTCGCTCACCGCGGCCGCATTCAG TCTGTTCTCCGAGGTAGATTCTTTCGTAGTGGAAGGCCTATGAACGATGAGAGACCAATTTCTGTGGCAGCCAGAGAATTAGGACAGCTTAGACAGAGTCATCCTGACTCTAGATTGAG GGAAGAAGTTCGCTTTCTAACAGAAAGGGTCACCAGCGATCAGGCAACTTCAGGGGCATTGACTACTCAAAACAGTTCTGCCAATAATGAGCATGATAGTGTAACACCTCAGGTTGCAAGTGATGATAACCATCATATAGAAAATGCAACTCGTAGTTATGAAATCCAGACACATCAACCGATGCAAGATGAAGCTGTACATATCGAAAGCATTGTACCTGACGGTAATGATGTTCTGCAAAATGACTTTGCCCAGGAACAAATACGCCAATATGAAGAGTATTCAGATTCAGGGTCCTCGGAACAGGACAGTGGGCAATCTGGTTCTGCCTCTTCTACTGCATCTAGCAGCAGCATACAACAAGAAGCCGAAACTTATGGACAACAAACTGATTTGCAATGGTCAAGGGATATATCGGTTAGTGAGGATGGACATGACAGCGCCTTCCTACATAGAGACGAGGAATGGCATGTTACAGATTCTCTAGAAGGTGAACAGCTGTGGCAATCAGGTCGAAGTTTCTCTTCTAGCAGAAACATTAATCGGTTTAGTCCACCGGATGATGATGTTTATGGAGTTGAGCTCAGAGAACTCTTAAGCAG GTTGTGCTTTGCAGGCGTAGCGTCTCAAATCTTCTCAGAAGCGGCTTCCGTGAAAGTCTGGATCAGCTCATTCAATCTTATGTTCAAAGGCAAGAACATGATCCTCGTGACTGGGATTTCGATGGACAGAGACCAGCCACTGGTTTACTCAACCAAGATCCTATTGAACACAGGATCGATGAACCGAGTCGGGCTGAGAGTGACACCGCAGCCCAGCCTTCAGCTGCGTTACCTGGGCAAACACTTATCCCACAGCAGCGGCAATGGCAGATTGAGTTGTCCCATCAGAACTGGAGTCACCAAAGCATGCATCGGTCTGAATTT GACTGGGACGCCATCCATCTTCTGCGAGACGAGTTGA
- the LOC133917128 gene encoding uncharacterized protein LOC133917128 isoform X1 encodes MQLPTSSSSSSSSSALGFARVALAPRRVAKSSSALPPASKCFSHPLTSSSASTYTLPYRSPALTATLPSGMQRQAVNRTRSGIPSSTFSMDDDVRAKTRACAGETSAAAASRIIAQWATRRRQACEQMVLTTLDLDRRDRESELLALARLHAVSMLDASFLRAADDHVEVGRHRARSPERALVRRIAREWAASPRGAGEGAARGRGEEWMGETERERVRSVRERVRMASQGGPDQRPTRDREGEPPRLRADAVTRRAMERQRELQGLSEHRAVSAFAHRGRIQSVLRGRFFRSGRPMNDERPISVAARELGQLRQSHPDSRLREEVRFLTERVTSDQATSGALTTQNSSANNEHDSVTPQVASDDNHHIENATRSYEIQTHQPMQDEAVHIESIVPDGNDVLQNDFAQEQIRQYEEYSDSGSSEQDSGQSGSASSTASSSSIQQEAETYGQQTDLQWSRDISVSEDGHDSAFLHRDEEWHVTDSLEGEQLWQSGRSFSSSRNINRFSPPDDDVYGVELRELLSRRSVSNLLRSGFRESLDQLIQSYVQRQEHDPRDWDFDGQRPATGLLNQDPIEHRIDEPSRAESDTAAQPSAALPGQTLIPQQRQWQIELSHQNWSHQSMHRSEFDWDAIHLLRDELTGVQRGMTSMQQMLEACMEMQIELQRSVKQEVSAALNRSLTIRAEETLEDASQWKLARKGTCCICCDNQIDSLLYRCGHMCTCSKCASELLHGVAKCPLCRAPIVEVIRAYCVT; translated from the exons ATGCAACTGcccacttcttcttcttcttcttcttcctcctccgccttGGGATTTGCTCGCGTAGCACTCGCTCCTAGGCGCGTCGCCAAGTCCTCATCTGCTCTCCCGCCCGCCAGCAAATGCTTTTCCCACcccctcacctcctcctccgcctctaCTTATACCCTTCCCTATCGATCTCCCGCCCTGACAGCGACACTGCCTAGTGGCATGCAGCGCCAAGCTGTGAATCGTACTCGGTCTGGCATTCCGTCGAGCACCTTCTCTATGGATGACGACGTCCGCGCCAAGACCCGAGCTTGCGCCGGCGAGAcctcggccgcggcggcgtccAGGATCATCGCCCAGTGGGCCACGCGGCGCCGCCAGGCGTGCGAGCAGATGGTGCTCACCACGCTCGACCTCGACCGCCGCGACCGCGAGTCCGAGCTCCTCGCGCTCGCGCGCCTCCACGCCGTCTCAATGCTCGACGCCTCCTTCCTCCGCGCCGCCGACGACCATGTAGAAGTGGGCAGACACCGCGCGCGGTCGCCGGAGCGCGCGCTTGTAAGGCGGATCGCAAGGGAGTGGGCGGCCTCCCCACGCGGTGCCGGCGAGGGCGCGGCGCGGGGGCGGGGCGAGGAGTGGATGGGCGAGACCGAGCGTGAGCGGGTGCGCTCCGTGCGGGAGCGCGTCCGCATGGCCAGCCAGGGCGGTCCCGACCAGAGACCCACCCGCGATCGCGAGGGCGAGCCGCCCAGGCTGCGCGCCGACGCCGTCACGCGCAGGGCCATGGAGCGGCAGCGCGAGCTGCAGGGCCTCTCCGAGCACCGCGCCGTTTCCGCATTCGCTCACCGCGGCCGCATTCAG TCTGTTCTCCGAGGTAGATTCTTTCGTAGTGGAAGGCCTATGAACGATGAGAGACCAATTTCTGTGGCAGCCAGAGAATTAGGACAGCTTAGACAGAGTCATCCTGACTCTAGATTGAG GGAAGAAGTTCGCTTTCTAACAGAAAGGGTCACCAGCGATCAGGCAACTTCAGGGGCATTGACTACTCAAAACAGTTCTGCCAATAATGAGCATGATAGTGTAACACCTCAGGTTGCAAGTGATGATAACCATCATATAGAAAATGCAACTCGTAGTTATGAAATCCAGACACATCAACCGATGCAAGATGAAGCTGTACATATCGAAAGCATTGTACCTGACGGTAATGATGTTCTGCAAAATGACTTTGCCCAGGAACAAATACGCCAATATGAAGAGTATTCAGATTCAGGGTCCTCGGAACAGGACAGTGGGCAATCTGGTTCTGCCTCTTCTACTGCATCTAGCAGCAGCATACAACAAGAAGCCGAAACTTATGGACAACAAACTGATTTGCAATGGTCAAGGGATATATCGGTTAGTGAGGATGGACATGACAGCGCCTTCCTACATAGAGACGAGGAATGGCATGTTACAGATTCTCTAGAAGGTGAACAGCTGTGGCAATCAGGTCGAAGTTTCTCTTCTAGCAGAAACATTAATCGGTTTAGTCCACCGGATGATGATGTTTATGGAGTTGAGCTCAGAGAACTCTTAAGCAG GCGTAGCGTCTCAAATCTTCTCAGAAGCGGCTTCCGTGAAAGTCTGGATCAGCTCATTCAATCTTATGTTCAAAGGCAAGAACATGATCCTCGTGACTGGGATTTCGATGGACAGAGACCAGCCACTGGTTTACTCAACCAAGATCCTATTGAACACAGGATCGATGAACCGAGTCGGGCTGAGAGTGACACCGCAGCCCAGCCTTCAGCTGCGTTACCTGGGCAAACACTTATCCCACAGCAGCGGCAATGGCAGATTGAGTTGTCCCATCAGAACTGGAGTCACCAAAGCATGCATCGGTCTGAATTT GACTGGGACGCCATCCATCTTCTGCGAGACGAGTTGACTGGAGTACAGAGAGGAATGACCAGCATGCAGCAGATGCTAGAAGCGTGCATGGAGATGCAGATCGAGTTGCAGCGCTCCGTGAAACAAGAAGTTTCTGCTGCTCTAAACCGCTCTTTAACCATTCGAG CTGAAGAAACGTTAGAGGATGCATCGCAGTGGAAACTAGCAAGGAAAGGAacctgctgcatctgctgcGACAACCAAATTGACTCCCTTCTTTACAG ATGTGGGCATATGTGCACGTGCTCAAAGTGCGCGAGCGAGCTGCTTCACGGGGTCGCCAAATGCCCGCTGTGCCGGGCACCTATAGTTGAAGTGATCCGAGCCTACTGCGTAACGTAA